The following are encoded together in the Paludisphaera mucosa genome:
- the gyrA gene encoding DNA gyrase subunit A produces MSTAELPTNAPLAPQPLDIEEELKESYLNYAMSVIISRALPDVRDGLKPSQRRILVAMRDLGLNPGSSTSKCAGIVGETMKRYHPHGDNSIYPTLARMAQWWNMRHLLITGQGNFGSIHGLPPAAMRYTEAKLSPVAAEMLEDIGYDTVDFQPNYDEKYQEPRVLPGKFPNLLVNGSGGIAVGMATSIPPHNLGEVCDALVAYIDDPAIELDDIMDVLPAPDFPTGGVICGRMGVKEAYRSGRGRVVLRATSSIEELKDGRSQIVFSDIPYQLTKEPLFKKLAELVNNGRITGVSDIVDESDRKQPVRIVVKLKKAEDPNVILNQLYEFSPLQDTFSVIMLALVDGRPKTLPIKEFLRLFVEHRINVIRRRTRFLLRQAKQRAHIVEGLLIALHHIDEIIRVIRSSANPAEARVRLMSIEVSAQILQRALNDPDAKASTSLTRMQADAILAMQLQRLTGLEADKLAQEYLALKTDIDRYEVILGDEQVILGLIRDDLLELKSKYANPRRSQISDEELGDYDKEALIREEYMVVTVTHDGYIKRQPPSTYRAQGRGGRGITAANTRDGDFLEHMFVALTHDYLLFFTDHGKVFWLKVYDLPMATRTSGGRAIVNLLQVSDGEKITGIVPVRKFREDESLMMVTRRGTVKKTDLTAFKRPLGRGIIALGLDEGDQLIGVARTRAGDHVVLSTREGMAVRFDESDVRSMGRPAHGVRGINLEEGDEVIGMIVANGQEDPASLLTVCENGYGKRTLLSEYRSQNRGGKGLIDIKTSDRNGRVVAIAKVTDADEVMITTTGGILIRTRVGDTRPIGRNTQGVRLIRLDEGDAVSSLAKLPEEELGGDPETALVLEAADGEPLDTPADGLSKGPHILDDGVAEADAQDHIDADEAEPEA; encoded by the coding sequence GTGAGTACCGCCGAACTGCCGACCAACGCGCCGCTCGCCCCCCAGCCGCTGGACATCGAGGAGGAGCTCAAAGAGAGTTACCTCAACTACGCGATGTCGGTCATCATCAGCCGGGCGCTGCCGGACGTCCGGGACGGGCTGAAGCCCTCGCAGCGGCGGATCCTGGTCGCCATGCGCGACCTCGGGCTGAACCCGGGCTCCTCCACCAGCAAGTGCGCGGGCATCGTCGGCGAGACGATGAAGCGGTACCACCCCCACGGCGACAACTCGATCTACCCCACCCTGGCCCGCATGGCCCAGTGGTGGAACATGCGGCACCTGCTGATCACCGGCCAGGGGAACTTCGGCAGCATCCACGGCCTGCCGCCGGCCGCCATGCGGTACACCGAGGCCAAGCTCAGCCCGGTCGCCGCCGAGATGCTGGAGGACATCGGCTACGACACGGTCGACTTCCAGCCCAACTACGACGAGAAATATCAGGAGCCCCGCGTCCTGCCGGGCAAGTTCCCGAACCTGCTCGTCAACGGCTCGGGGGGTATCGCCGTCGGCATGGCGACGTCGATCCCGCCCCACAACCTCGGCGAGGTCTGCGACGCCCTGGTCGCCTACATCGACGACCCGGCGATCGAGCTCGACGACATCATGGACGTCCTGCCCGCGCCCGACTTCCCCACCGGGGGCGTCATCTGCGGCCGGATGGGCGTGAAGGAGGCGTACCGCAGCGGCCGGGGCCGGGTGGTCCTGCGCGCCACGTCGTCGATCGAGGAGCTGAAGGACGGCCGCTCGCAGATCGTCTTCAGCGACATCCCCTACCAGCTCACCAAGGAGCCGCTCTTCAAGAAGCTGGCCGAGCTGGTCAACAACGGCCGGATCACCGGCGTCTCCGACATCGTCGACGAGAGCGACCGCAAGCAGCCCGTGCGGATCGTCGTGAAGCTGAAGAAGGCCGAGGATCCCAACGTCATCCTCAACCAGCTCTACGAGTTCTCGCCGCTGCAGGACACGTTCAGCGTCATCATGCTGGCCCTGGTCGACGGCCGGCCCAAGACGCTGCCGATCAAGGAGTTCCTCCGGCTCTTCGTCGAGCACCGGATCAACGTCATCCGCCGACGCACCCGGTTCCTGCTCCGCCAGGCGAAGCAGCGGGCGCACATCGTCGAAGGCCTCTTGATCGCGCTGCACCACATCGACGAGATCATCCGCGTCATCCGGTCGTCGGCCAACCCGGCCGAGGCCCGCGTCCGCCTGATGTCGATCGAGGTCTCCGCCCAGATCCTCCAGCGGGCCCTGAACGACCCCGACGCCAAGGCGTCCACCAGCCTGACCCGCATGCAGGCCGACGCGATCCTGGCGATGCAGCTCCAGCGCCTGACGGGCCTGGAGGCCGACAAGCTGGCGCAGGAGTACCTCGCCCTCAAGACCGACATCGACCGCTACGAGGTCATCCTGGGCGACGAGCAGGTGATCCTCGGCCTCATCCGCGACGACCTGCTGGAGCTGAAGTCGAAGTACGCCAACCCCCGCCGGAGCCAGATCTCCGACGAGGAGCTGGGCGACTACGACAAGGAAGCCCTGATCCGCGAAGAGTACATGGTCGTCACCGTCACCCACGACGGCTACATCAAGCGCCAGCCCCCCTCGACCTACCGCGCCCAGGGCCGCGGCGGCCGCGGGATCACCGCCGCCAACACCCGCGACGGCGACTTCCTGGAGCACATGTTCGTCGCGCTCACGCACGACTACCTGCTCTTCTTCACCGACCACGGCAAGGTCTTCTGGCTGAAGGTCTACGACCTGCCGATGGCCACGCGGACCTCGGGCGGCCGCGCGATCGTCAACCTGCTGCAGGTCTCCGACGGCGAGAAGATCACCGGCATCGTCCCCGTCCGCAAGTTCCGCGAGGACGAGAGCCTGATGATGGTCACCCGCCGGGGGACCGTGAAGAAGACCGACCTGACCGCCTTCAAGCGGCCCCTGGGCCGCGGCATCATCGCCCTGGGCCTCGACGAGGGCGACCAGCTCATCGGCGTCGCCCGCACCAGGGCCGGCGACCACGTCGTCCTGAGCACCCGCGAGGGCATGGCCGTCCGCTTCGACGAGTCCGACGTCCGCTCGATGGGCCGCCCCGCGCACGGCGTACGGGGCATCAACCTGGAAGAGGGCGACGAGGTGATCGGCATGATCGTCGCCAACGGCCAGGAGGACCCGGCCAGCCTGCTGACCGTCTGCGAGAACGGCTACGGCAAGCGGACCCTGCTCTCCGAGTACCGCTCGCAGAATCGGGGCGGCAAGGGCCTGATCGACATCAAGACCAGCGACCGCAACGGCCGGGTCGTGGCGATCGCCAAGGTGACCGACGCCGACGAGGTCATGATCACGACCACCGGCGGCATCCTGATCCGCACCCGCGTCGGCGACACCCGCCCCATCGGCCGCAACACCCAGGGCGTCCGCCTGATCCGCCTCGACGAGGGCGACGCCGTCAGCAGCCTCGCCAAGCTCCCCGAGGAGGAACTGGGCGGCGACCCCGAGACCGCCCTGGTCCTCGAGGCCGCCGACGGCGAGCCCCTGGACACGCCCGCCGACGGCCTGTCCAAGGGGCCCCACATCCTCGACGACGGGGTCGCCGAGGCCGACGCCCAGGACCACATCGACGCCGACGAGGCCGAACCCGAGGCCTGA
- a CDS encoding SWIM zinc finger family protein, with the protein MPRSKSATPRSKDAEKAEAGWRELQWSDLEGWAGEKAVARGKAYQEEGRVQDLSVAQGGDLLATVEGNEDYATHVWLERAGDRRLPESECTCPVGYACKHAVAAVVEYLKALADKREVPAASEDDPRWYELDAPEDDGYDDEPEARPRKSEKASKEWDEKIRKHLRTMPQEELADLAWTLVKKSARDYEALRERLALQELDPGGLIAEARREIKATTSIQAWRNHWDGAGELPDYRPTQRLLQRLLDLGRADDVVALGRDLIRKGIDQVGKADDDGETIERLHRCLPVVFEAVSRSKLAAPDRLLFAIDAAMADPSDVVGEAADAVFEAPYEAEDWSAVADVLAARRKALPAPTSEDYGARYDRRQLARWLAEALEKAGRRAELPALYEAEARLAGDYEWFIAFLIEEGRLVEAEHWAREGVAAKIASEPGTASHLAKILADLAAKQGRWDVVAAHAARAFFDQPHVDTFQALMKAAAKAGVESTVRAGALRFLKTGVTPYEVVGAKAKPRASRTSARGKAGKPQPEPAVEPSGPRVKVDPAWPLPLPDELVAFLERPWGGTSAAPRWNVLIDLALAEGKPDEALAYYDRMRAGEGRSEYGVGYYADRIAEAVAGSHPERSLAIYKDALDARLPQADAAAYEACANYLDRLRPIYQALGRTPEWTALVASIREKYRNRPRFMERLDGSLGPSKAK; encoded by the coding sequence ATGCCGCGATCGAAGTCCGCGACGCCCCGGTCGAAAGACGCCGAGAAGGCCGAGGCCGGCTGGCGCGAGCTGCAATGGTCCGACCTGGAGGGCTGGGCCGGCGAGAAGGCGGTCGCGCGCGGCAAGGCGTACCAGGAGGAGGGCCGCGTCCAGGACCTGAGCGTCGCTCAGGGCGGCGACCTGCTGGCGACCGTCGAGGGGAACGAGGACTACGCGACCCACGTCTGGCTGGAGCGGGCCGGCGACCGGCGGCTGCCGGAGTCGGAGTGCACCTGCCCGGTCGGCTACGCCTGCAAGCACGCCGTGGCCGCGGTCGTCGAGTACCTCAAGGCCCTGGCCGACAAGCGCGAGGTCCCCGCCGCCTCGGAGGACGACCCCCGGTGGTATGAGCTGGACGCCCCCGAGGACGACGGCTACGACGACGAGCCGGAAGCCCGACCCAGGAAGTCGGAGAAGGCGTCGAAGGAGTGGGACGAGAAGATCCGCAAGCATCTGCGGACGATGCCCCAGGAAGAGCTGGCGGACCTCGCGTGGACTCTGGTCAAGAAGTCCGCCAGGGACTACGAGGCCCTTCGCGAGCGGCTCGCGCTCCAGGAGTTGGACCCCGGCGGGCTGATCGCCGAGGCCCGCCGCGAGATCAAGGCGACGACCTCGATCCAGGCCTGGCGGAACCACTGGGACGGCGCCGGCGAGCTGCCCGACTACCGCCCCACCCAGCGCCTGCTCCAGCGGCTGCTGGACCTGGGCCGGGCCGACGACGTCGTGGCCCTGGGCCGCGACCTGATCCGCAAGGGGATCGACCAGGTCGGGAAGGCCGACGACGACGGCGAGACCATCGAGCGGCTCCACCGCTGCCTCCCCGTCGTCTTCGAGGCCGTCTCGCGATCGAAGCTCGCCGCGCCCGACCGCCTGCTGTTCGCGATCGACGCCGCGATGGCCGACCCGAGCGACGTCGTGGGCGAGGCGGCCGACGCGGTCTTCGAGGCGCCGTACGAGGCCGAGGACTGGTCGGCCGTCGCCGACGTCCTGGCCGCCCGCCGCAAGGCCCTCCCCGCCCCGACGTCCGAAGACTACGGCGCCCGCTACGATCGCCGGCAGCTCGCCCGCTGGCTCGCCGAGGCGCTGGAGAAGGCCGGCCGCCGGGCCGAGCTGCCGGCGCTCTACGAGGCCGAGGCCCGGCTCGCGGGCGACTACGAGTGGTTCATCGCCTTCCTGATCGAGGAGGGCCGGCTGGTCGAGGCCGAGCACTGGGCGCGCGAGGGCGTGGCCGCCAAGATCGCCTCCGAGCCCGGGACCGCGTCGCACCTGGCGAAGATCCTCGCCGACCTCGCGGCGAAGCAAGGCCGCTGGGACGTCGTCGCCGCGCACGCCGCGCGGGCCTTCTTCGACCAACCCCACGTCGACACGTTCCAGGCCCTGATGAAGGCCGCCGCGAAGGCCGGCGTCGAGTCGACGGTCCGCGCCGGGGCGCTGCGGTTCCTCAAGACGGGCGTCACGCCCTACGAGGTCGTCGGCGCCAAGGCCAAACCCAGGGCCTCGCGGACCAGCGCCCGGGGCAAGGCCGGGAAACCGCAGCCCGAGCCGGCCGTCGAACCGTCGGGCCCCCGCGTGAAGGTCGACCCGGCCTGGCCGCTGCCCCTGCCCGACGAGCTGGTCGCCTTCCTGGAGCGGCCCTGGGGGGGCACCTCGGCGGCCCCGCGCTGGAACGTCTTGATCGACCTGGCCCTCGCCGAGGGGAAGCCCGACGAGGCCCTGGCCTACTACGATCGGATGCGGGCCGGCGAGGGCCGTTCCGAATACGGGGTCGGCTACTACGCCGACCGGATCGCCGAGGCCGTCGCCGGGTCGCATCCCGAGCGTTCGCTCGCCATCTACAAGGACGCCCTCGACGCCCGCCTCCCCCAGGCCGACGCCGCGGCCTACGAGGCCTGCGCGAACTACCTCGACCGGCTCAGGCCGATCTACCAGGCCCTCGGCCGGACCCCCGAGTGGACGGCCCTGGTCGCCTCGATCCGCGAGAAGTACCGCAACCGGCCCCGCTTCATGGAGCGGCTCGACGGCTCCCTCGGCCCGTCGAAGGCGAAGTGA
- a CDS encoding efflux RND transporter periplasmic adaptor subunit, translating into MSAPAPDPVEPPLGGWTKFRMVMKVVELRLRFVALMAVTGLVFAYWDTLWNHYEKWSRPPGHAHAAASDSEFYCPMHPTVVQADPGSCPICGMPLSKRKKGEETTLPAGVLSRLALTPDRIAQAGVRTVAASYAPLTETVTTVGAVEIDERRLRRISSKTKGMARVEKLHVDFTGTRVEAGRPLAEIYSPELYQAIQEMLLHHRSAQAGAGANRVLGDPRDLVRLAADRLKLWGITQEQVDKILKDGKAESRLAILAPIGGVVIRKGVVEGDYVAEGQTLFEVADLSRIWVKAQIYENQLALVHEGQAVHATVEAFPGEVFSGSVAFIDPVLNPQTRTAVVRYDLANDDLRLRPGMFATVTLETPVADAPAFRSRLAAKPDRSRLHKAVLTVEEQEKCLVTDARLGSMGDPLPVEVDGRKLWICCAGCEAKLKGTPARYLARLEPVPSGSVLTVPESAVVDAGSRKIVYVEAEPGVFEGREVVVGAVSGGRYPVLEGLAPGEVVAAAGSFLIDAETRLNPKAAGKPRKPERAAAADAPTLRR; encoded by the coding sequence ATGTCCGCCCCCGCCCCCGATCCCGTCGAGCCCCCGCTCGGCGGGTGGACGAAGTTCCGGATGGTGATGAAGGTCGTCGAGCTGCGGCTGCGATTCGTGGCCCTGATGGCCGTCACCGGGCTGGTCTTCGCATACTGGGATACGCTCTGGAACCACTACGAGAAGTGGAGCCGGCCGCCCGGCCACGCGCACGCGGCGGCCTCGGACTCCGAGTTCTACTGCCCGATGCACCCGACGGTGGTCCAGGCCGATCCGGGGTCGTGCCCGATCTGCGGGATGCCGCTTTCGAAGCGGAAGAAGGGCGAGGAGACGACCCTGCCGGCCGGCGTGCTGTCGCGGCTGGCGCTCACGCCCGACCGGATCGCCCAGGCGGGCGTGCGGACCGTGGCGGCGAGCTACGCCCCCCTGACCGAGACCGTGACGACCGTCGGCGCCGTCGAGATCGACGAACGTCGGCTGCGGCGGATCTCGTCCAAGACCAAGGGCATGGCCCGGGTCGAGAAGCTCCACGTCGACTTCACCGGCACGAGGGTCGAGGCCGGCCGGCCGCTGGCGGAGATCTACAGCCCCGAGCTGTACCAGGCGATCCAGGAGATGCTGCTGCACCACCGCTCGGCCCAGGCCGGGGCGGGCGCGAACCGCGTGCTCGGCGACCCGCGCGACCTGGTCAGGCTGGCGGCCGACCGGCTCAAGCTCTGGGGGATCACCCAGGAGCAGGTCGACAAGATCCTCAAGGACGGCAAGGCCGAGTCCCGCCTGGCGATCCTCGCGCCGATCGGCGGCGTGGTGATCCGCAAGGGGGTCGTCGAGGGGGACTACGTCGCCGAGGGCCAGACCCTCTTCGAGGTCGCCGACCTCTCGCGGATCTGGGTCAAGGCGCAGATCTACGAGAATCAGCTCGCGCTCGTGCACGAGGGCCAGGCGGTGCACGCGACCGTCGAGGCGTTCCCCGGCGAGGTCTTCTCGGGCTCGGTGGCGTTCATCGACCCGGTTCTCAACCCCCAGACCCGGACGGCCGTGGTCCGCTACGACCTGGCGAACGACGACCTCCGCCTGCGGCCCGGCATGTTCGCCACGGTCACCCTGGAGACCCCCGTCGCCGACGCCCCCGCCTTCCGCTCCCGGCTGGCCGCGAAGCCCGACCGCAGCCGCCTGCACAAGGCCGTCCTGACGGTCGAGGAGCAGGAGAAGTGCCTGGTCACCGACGCCAGGCTCGGCTCGATGGGCGACCCGCTTCCCGTCGAGGTCGACGGCCGCAAGCTCTGGATCTGCTGCGCCGGCTGCGAGGCGAAGCTCAAGGGGACGCCCGCCCGGTACCTCGCCCGGCTGGAGCCGGTCCCGAGCGGCTCGGTCCTCACGGTTCCCGAGTCGGCCGTCGTCGACGCGGGCTCGCGGAAGATCGTCTACGTCGAGGCCGAGCCGGGCGTCTTCGAGGGCCGCGAGGTCGTCGTCGGCGCCGTCTCCGGGGGCCGCTACCCCGTGCTGGAGGGGCTCGCCCCCGGCGAGGTCGTCGCCGCCGCCGGCTCGTTCCTCATCGACGCCGAGACCCGCCTCAACCCCAAGGCCGCCGGCAAGCCCCGCAAGCCCGAACGCGCCGCCGCGGCCGACGCCCCGACGCTCCGCCGTTGA
- a CDS encoding HAD family hydrolase: MARDPDLARPSAAMLLILDLDETLIHAAKGPPPRPADFVVGAYSVWKRPHLDAFLTSCAGWATPAFWSSATDAYVRHVVDAILPAGLAPAFAWGRGRCTRRQDPETREDVLLKDLAKVRRRGFDLRRTLIVDDTPGKVARHYGNAVYVPPYFGDPDDDVLPRLADYLATLRDAADVRVLEKRGWLPAGRG; encoded by the coding sequence ATGGCCCGTGATCCCGACCTCGCGCGACCGTCGGCCGCGATGCTGCTGATCCTCGACCTGGACGAGACGCTGATCCACGCGGCCAAGGGGCCGCCGCCGCGGCCGGCGGATTTCGTCGTGGGGGCGTATTCCGTGTGGAAGCGGCCGCACCTCGACGCGTTCCTCACGTCGTGCGCGGGCTGGGCCACGCCGGCGTTCTGGTCGTCGGCCACCGACGCGTACGTCCGGCACGTCGTCGACGCGATCCTGCCCGCGGGCCTCGCGCCGGCCTTCGCCTGGGGACGGGGGCGGTGCACGCGGCGGCAAGACCCCGAGACGCGTGAAGACGTGCTCCTCAAGGACCTGGCGAAGGTCCGCAGGCGCGGCTTCGACCTGCGGCGGACGCTGATCGTGGACGACACGCCCGGCAAGGTCGCCCGGCACTACGGCAACGCCGTCTACGTCCCCCCCTACTTCGGCGACCCCGACGACGACGTCCTGCCCCGGCTGGCCGATTACCTGGCGACCCTGCGCGACGCGGCCGACGTGCGGGTCCTCGAGAAGCGCGGTTGGCTGCCGGCCGGTCGCGGTTGA
- a CDS encoding efflux RND transporter permease subunit codes for MIEGVVEWSIRNRFLVIAAAIAVAVAGLRALATMPVDAVPDQSENQVIVFTDWMGRSPQEIEDQVTYPLTTKLQGLAGVKVVRSSSEFNFSMINVIFDDSVDYYFARERVLERLATVAPEMPEGVTPYMAPDATAVGQIFWYTVEGDRVDLDELRAIQDWYVRYQLSAVPGVAEVATVGGAPREYQIDLDPNKLRAYGVSLGEVYSAVQRSNSAVGGRVIHKGNAEYLIRSVGWIRGVDDLKRSVVAQRGGTPIYLETIAAVQMGPGFKRSVLEKDGREVVGGVVMMRFGENPLEVTRLVKEKIAALSPGLPEGVRIVPFYDRTPLIGKALETVSDTVLEEIFISTVMIVLIMGHLGGAFIVSLTLPLAILVSFLMMRIFGIPSNIMSLAGIAISVGILEDQAVVMTENAAHHLTRRFGNRPVRGDALDVIIPACRTVGRPIFFSVLITILSFLPVFALTGRSGKMFHPLAWTKTFALIGVAVLAITLVPALIPIFLRGRIKSEDDSWLVRTMITIFKPMLSWLMDRTTLVCWLFVVILGLGWLSATRLGSEFMPPLDEGSILDMPTSVPRISVTQATEDLKARDAVLRGFPEVAQVVGKAGRADTATDPSPLDMVETIINLHDKELWTKRKLKFDDALWQADAALRALEARGLVNPPAPDARKTILNDAAMRVSARVDAVLRELALRRLREHRPALGLALAGAAVDALVDRADPRRIRRRPTAAEREALAKDLAATFGERLAAGAAVEDVAAVAGVATGRLVALGVFQDAPDLFTGPPSPWERARDLAAAAIGGRAPSTFERIAARLVEARDANLKARIRDLNWELFDRAVVAAGDAAIDELAKGTKADDREALAAALAKPFADRLFLWRKTKQDLVDEMDTALQVPGWGNIFTQPIINRIEMLATGVRTPVGVKVFGDDLDEIQRVSGQVADALRTVRGAGGVVPDQIVGKGYVEIDIDREKAARYGVQVGDVQDVVEVAMGGRPLTTTVEGRRRFPVRVRYARDFRADEESLKNILVTARGSTGEASGGMGMGAAKPPSDAAPAAAATVPLSEVATVKIVEGPSMIKSENGLLRAYVQLTVTGRDEVGFVEEARRVVADKVKLPKGMYLEWSGQFENELKTRQTLQVVFPAVLLVIILILYLTYKSWIDAALMMTSVLGALAGGAMFQWLFGFNFSVAVWVGYIACFGMATETGIVMLVYLREALAERGGLAAIASVDELKEAILEGAIHRLRPKLLTEGTTIISIAPMLWASGVGAEVIRPMAAPVLGGLLIADEVIDVFLPVLYFAVKKWEWRRLHGLGPFDVRRPEVA; via the coding sequence GTGATCGAGGGCGTCGTCGAGTGGTCCATCCGCAACCGGTTCCTCGTGATCGCGGCCGCGATCGCGGTGGCGGTGGCGGGCCTGCGCGCGCTGGCGACGATGCCGGTGGACGCGGTGCCGGACCAGTCGGAGAACCAGGTGATCGTCTTCACCGACTGGATGGGCCGCAGCCCCCAGGAGATCGAGGACCAGGTCACGTATCCGCTGACGACGAAGCTCCAGGGGCTCGCCGGCGTGAAGGTCGTGCGGTCGTCGAGCGAGTTCAACTTCTCGATGATCAACGTGATCTTCGACGACTCGGTCGACTACTACTTCGCCCGCGAGCGGGTGCTCGAACGGCTGGCGACCGTCGCACCCGAGATGCCCGAGGGGGTCACGCCCTACATGGCCCCCGACGCCACGGCCGTCGGCCAGATCTTCTGGTACACGGTCGAGGGCGACCGCGTCGACCTCGACGAGCTGCGCGCGATCCAGGACTGGTACGTCCGCTACCAGCTCAGCGCCGTGCCCGGCGTGGCCGAGGTCGCCACCGTCGGCGGAGCCCCCCGCGAGTATCAGATCGACCTCGACCCCAACAAGCTGCGGGCCTACGGCGTGAGCCTGGGCGAGGTCTACTCGGCCGTCCAGAGGTCGAACTCGGCCGTCGGCGGCCGGGTGATCCACAAGGGGAACGCCGAGTACCTGATCCGCTCGGTCGGCTGGATCCGCGGCGTCGACGACCTCAAGCGGAGCGTCGTCGCCCAGCGCGGGGGGACGCCGATCTACCTGGAGACGATCGCCGCCGTCCAGATGGGCCCCGGCTTCAAGCGCAGCGTCCTGGAGAAGGACGGCCGCGAGGTCGTCGGCGGCGTGGTCATGATGCGGTTCGGCGAGAACCCCCTGGAGGTCACCCGGCTCGTCAAGGAGAAGATCGCCGCCCTCTCCCCCGGCCTGCCCGAGGGGGTCCGCATCGTCCCCTTCTACGACCGCACGCCGCTGATCGGCAAGGCGCTCGAGACCGTCTCCGACACGGTCCTGGAGGAGATCTTCATCTCCACGGTCATGATCGTCCTGATCATGGGCCACCTGGGCGGGGCGTTCATCGTCTCGCTGACGCTGCCGCTGGCCATCCTCGTCAGCTTCCTGATGATGCGGATCTTCGGCATCCCGTCGAACATCATGAGCCTGGCGGGCATCGCGATCTCGGTCGGCATCCTGGAGGACCAGGCCGTCGTGATGACCGAGAACGCGGCGCACCACCTGACGCGGCGGTTCGGCAACCGGCCCGTCCGGGGCGACGCGCTCGACGTCATCATCCCGGCCTGCCGCACGGTCGGCCGGCCCATCTTCTTCTCGGTCCTGATCACGATCCTGTCGTTCCTCCCCGTCTTCGCCCTGACCGGCCGCTCGGGGAAGATGTTCCACCCCCTCGCCTGGACCAAGACGTTCGCGCTGATCGGCGTCGCCGTGCTGGCGATCACGCTGGTCCCGGCGCTCATCCCGATCTTCCTGAGGGGGCGGATCAAGTCCGAGGACGACTCGTGGCTGGTGCGGACGATGATCACCATCTTCAAGCCGATGCTCTCGTGGCTGATGGACCGGACGACGCTGGTCTGCTGGCTGTTCGTGGTGATCCTCGGCCTGGGCTGGCTGTCGGCGACGCGGCTCGGCAGCGAGTTCATGCCGCCGCTCGACGAGGGCTCGATCCTCGACATGCCGACGAGCGTGCCGCGGATCTCCGTGACCCAGGCGACCGAGGACCTGAAGGCCCGCGACGCCGTCCTGCGCGGGTTCCCCGAGGTCGCCCAGGTCGTCGGCAAGGCCGGCCGCGCCGACACCGCCACCGACCCCTCGCCGCTCGACATGGTCGAGACGATCATCAACCTCCATGACAAGGAGCTGTGGACCAAGCGCAAGCTCAAGTTCGACGACGCCCTCTGGCAGGCCGACGCCGCCCTCCGGGCGCTGGAGGCCCGGGGCCTCGTCAATCCCCCCGCCCCCGACGCCCGCAAGACGATCCTGAACGACGCGGCGATGCGGGTCTCGGCCCGGGTCGACGCCGTGCTCCGCGAGCTGGCGCTGCGGCGATTGCGCGAGCATCGCCCCGCGCTCGGCCTGGCCCTGGCGGGAGCCGCCGTCGACGCCCTGGTCGATCGCGCCGACCCGAGGCGGATCAGGAGGCGGCCGACCGCCGCCGAGCGCGAGGCGCTGGCGAAGGACCTCGCCGCGACGTTCGGCGAGCGGCTGGCGGCCGGTGCGGCGGTCGAGGACGTGGCGGCGGTCGCGGGCGTCGCGACCGGCCGGCTCGTCGCCCTGGGCGTCTTCCAGGACGCGCCCGACCTCTTCACGGGCCCCCCTTCCCCGTGGGAGCGGGCCCGCGACCTCGCCGCCGCGGCGATCGGCGGCCGGGCCCCGTCGACCTTCGAGCGGATCGCCGCCCGGCTCGTCGAGGCGCGCGACGCGAACCTCAAGGCCCGGATCCGGGACCTCAATTGGGAGCTGTTCGACCGGGCCGTGGTCGCGGCCGGCGACGCCGCGATCGACGAGCTGGCGAAGGGGACGAAGGCCGACGACCGCGAAGCCCTGGCCGCCGCGCTCGCGAAGCCGTTCGCCGACCGGCTGTTCCTGTGGCGGAAGACCAAGCAGGACCTGGTCGACGAGATGGACACGGCGCTCCAGGTTCCGGGCTGGGGGAACATCTTCACGCAGCCGATCATCAACCGCATCGAGATGCTGGCGACGGGCGTCCGCACCCCGGTCGGCGTGAAGGTCTTCGGCGACGACCTGGACGAGATCCAGCGCGTGAGCGGCCAGGTCGCCGACGCGCTGCGCACCGTCCGGGGGGCCGGCGGGGTCGTGCCCGACCAGATCGTGGGCAAGGGCTACGTCGAGATCGACATCGACCGCGAGAAGGCCGCGCGCTACGGCGTGCAGGTGGGCGACGTGCAGGACGTCGTCGAGGTCGCCATGGGGGGCCGGCCGCTGACCACGACCGTCGAGGGCCGCCGCCGCTTCCCCGTCCGCGTCCGCTACGCCCGCGACTTCCGGGCCGACGAGGAGTCGCTCAAGAACATCCTCGTGACGGCCCGGGGCTCGACCGGCGAAGCCTCCGGCGGCATGGGGATGGGCGCCGCGAAGCCGCCCTCCGACGCCGCCCCCGCCGCGGCCGCGACGGTGCCGCTGTCGGAGGTGGCGACGGTGAAGATCGTCGAGGGTCCGTCGATGATCAAGAGCGAGAACGGCCTGCTCCGGGCGTACGTCCAGCTCACCGTGACCGGCCGCGACGAGGTCGGCTTCGTCGAGGAGGCCCGCCGGGTCGTGGCCGACAAGGTCAAGCTGCCCAAGGGCATGTACCTGGAATGGTCGGGCCAATTCGAGAACGAGCTGAAGACCCGCCAGACGCTGCAGGTCGTCTTCCCCGCCGTCCTTTTGGTGATCATCCTGATCCTCTACCTGACCTACAAGAGCTGGATCGACGCGGCCCTGATGATGACGAGCGTCCTGGGCGCGCTGGCCGGCGGGGCGATGTTCCAGTGGCTCTTCGGGTTCAACTTCTCGGTGGCCGTGTGGGTCGGCTACATCGCCTGCTTCGGCATGGCGACCGAGACGGGGATCGTCATGCTGGTCTACCTGCGCGAGGCCCTCGCGGAACGCGGCGGGCTGGCGGCGATCGCCTCGGTCGACGAGCTGAAGGAGGCGATCCTGGAAGGCGCGATCCACCGCCTGCGGCCGAAGCTGCTGACCGAGGGGACGACGATCATCTCGATCGCCCCGATGCTCTGGGCCTCGGGCGTCGGCGCCGAGGTCATCCGGCCGATGGCCGCGCCGGTGCTCGGCGGCCTGCTCATCGCCGACGAGGTCATCGACGTCTTCCTCCCCGTCCTCTACTTCGCGGTCAAGAAGTGGGAATGGCGGCGGCTGCACGGCCTGGGCCCGTTCGACGTCCGACGTCCGGAAGTCGCGTGA